The proteins below are encoded in one region of Bacillus vallismortis:
- the ycnK gene encoding copper uptake transcriptional regulator YcnK — protein sequence MLPINRQQHILKWLKEEGALRISDISAKFGVSEMTVYRDVNQLVQSNQVIKTAGGITLPAQIPQAGHMCSYCLKPVNQAFSVQLITVNQDIEQLCCAHCAFLRYADKTEEVSHLICRDFLLHTTVSAGSAYFVVNAELNLHCCQPQAIPFATLDHAERFQKGFGGAVHTFDQALEDMLRDRKKRCTCTKT from the coding sequence ATGCTTCCGATTAATAGACAGCAGCACATACTGAAGTGGCTGAAAGAAGAAGGCGCGCTCAGAATTTCTGACATCAGCGCAAAATTCGGCGTTTCGGAAATGACCGTATACAGAGATGTCAACCAGCTTGTTCAGTCAAATCAGGTCATCAAAACGGCCGGCGGCATCACGCTCCCAGCCCAAATACCTCAAGCAGGTCATATGTGCAGCTATTGCCTGAAGCCGGTCAATCAGGCTTTTTCGGTTCAGCTGATTACGGTAAACCAAGACATTGAACAGCTATGCTGCGCACACTGCGCGTTTTTGCGCTACGCAGATAAAACGGAAGAGGTTTCACACTTGATTTGCCGAGATTTTCTGTTACACACAACGGTCAGTGCCGGTTCGGCTTATTTTGTGGTTAATGCTGAATTAAACCTGCACTGCTGCCAGCCGCAGGCGATTCCGTTTGCAACACTCGACCATGCCGAACGGTTTCAAAAAGGATTCGGCGGAGCCGTCCACACGTTCGACCAGGCGCTCGAAGACATGCTTCGAGACAGAAAAAAGCGCTGCACCTGCACCAAGACATAA